The nucleotide sequence CTAGCGTATGGTTAGTTACAAGAAATAGCAAGCAATTtatttcaaaccttttgttaGTCTTCAAGAATCTGATGAAAATCTAGTGTTGAGTAGAACTGTAGTAGGCTTTTTAAgtaaaggaagaaaaaaatttTGGAATCGGTGTGTGACGAACTCTTCCCCACCGcagtatttctaattttattgcttaatattttattagtggAAATGAAAACTACTAACGTCTATATTATTTAAactcagtaaaaataaataaccaaaccATGGTATATGTATTAATCCTACTACTATTAGGACTAGTTTTGTGCTATTTAGAGTTAAGTTTCGGTTTGCTGTGCTTGTAAATTGTGGGTTGTACATTTACTGTAAATCTTGTAAAGTTTTGTTTGACTCTTCTACATGCAGAATCTACAAATTAAATTAAggtattattatatctttattatttcaaagtACCATGACTTCCTTTTGCTGTGTGGCTATTTTCAAGTATTTGCTAGACGTAACACTAGTATTAATTAGTGAATAACATTGTAATTTTTTCATGGTGAAATAAATGATTATTTACTGTATGTTCTGTGTTTGAAATCATAATGGTAACTTTACTGCAACCACAACTCACACATTTTATGTGAGATTTACACATATTATTTGGCTTATGCAGGAAGAATCCACATTTATGCCAAAGTAACAGCTTTGACCTGTTCTTTAATGTATTGTAGTTGATCTTGgtgtatttgtttgaaattttgcaTTGCGTTACTTCAGATtacatcattttgttttattcaataaaacttttctgTAGGAGAATGCCCTTCGATACAGAAATTTTACTTCTAATAAATTTCATCCTAAATTTTATGACAGCCCATTATTTGTTAGAAAAatgtagttaattatttttagtatgtaataatggaaattatttatattatgcttTAAAACTCTAAtgcaaattaacaatattttttaaatattttgtcttcaCAGGTTTGATTGTCATGGCTACTTTTACAGCAGAACCAAACCAAATAATAAGGGAGCTGCAAGTGTTTCTTGCAGGATCCACACATAGTGGCAAAGTTCGCCGTGCAGAAGTCACTAACTCTGCTTTGTTTTTACTTAAGCACTTGCCTGTGGCTAAAGAAGCAGTTCTTGAATTTATGAACAGTTTGTTTGATGAAGCAGTAAACAATCgcattttaaaaatagaattggAAGACAATGCCACAGTTGCAAGCAATGTTGCTTCTGATGAACACTTCCTATCAGAAGTATATTCtatgctgttttcatttgttaaagataATCCTGGAGCTTGGGCTCCTATTATATGCAAATGGACCTTAGGCCTACTTGGATATCTGAGCAGTAAGTATGCTGATCGAAGAGTTGTACCTCATCCAGGAAATTTTCCTGAAGTACTACAGCTGTGGATGTCCTGCCATCCTACTAGAACTTTGATGAACTTAACTACCCAGTCATTGTCTATTTTGATTGAGTCTGATCCAGATGTGTGTATTGACTCATTGCTTGAAATATCCGTACAACATTCGCCACATTTTGATTGGGTTGTCGCACATATCGGCTCTTGTTTTCCACAGACAATAATCTCTCGGGTTATAGCATGTGGACTGAAAGATTTTTGCATGCACCAAGATGCTCAGCAAAAAGGGAACCTGAGCTTGGAAAAAAATGTTCCACGCTTGACTTCAGTTGTTGGTATTCTTGGACATCTAGCAGGGACTTACAGCACTGAAATACAAAAAGCTTTATTTGAACTTTTTCAAGAAAGTTTTGTGGATAATCCAACTAAAGAGCAGGTGCTTACTGTTCCTTTCTTACTGCAGTTAGCATCTTTATCAGATGTGCTTCTTCGTATCATAACTTCAGAATTTGTAACAATCTGTAAGTATTACTAATTTTATGGTCTAGCTTATAAATTCTTACATAAATAGGAAAAACATTTTTGCacagaaataaagttttataggGATGCATGTCCtgcttatttttaaattcaaaagttCTATAGATGTTTCTCAGAATTGTATTCAGTTTTCACTACCAATAAAATGCTCGGCCAGACTTCAGTGTCATTCATCATACTCGCAGATTTTGTTTCTCCACAGCCAGAATGTTCTtatcacacaaggaacagtttcTTGTGAAAATTCAATATGctaagtgaatatatatatatatatattcttataagattagaaacatttttcagtccaaggtttgaataaaatacaattcTCGACAGCTGTATGCCTTCCCAATTATTTTACTGACATACATAAGTATAGAAATATTGCTGTATAAAAAACCTTCTATATcattaagataaataataaaaatgtaataacagaCCTGTTATTTACAATTTTCTATTTCTAAAGATTGCTTTCTCAAATGAAACTAGTTTTCTATTGATGTGTAACTTTACAAAACACTTTGAAATTAGACATTACAACCTAAACTATCATTAGTTTAGAACTAGTTTTGAGGAGTATAGCCATCATTAGCTTAAATAAATCATCAATATTGTTACCAAATAGCACTTTATATAATTTAAGGTGAAGATAGCTTTCCTTACATTTAGTTGAAAAgcttgcttttatatatatatatataaaaggggGAGGGTAAGTAAGTATACACATATAAAATTATACTAGATTCAACCTTCTCCTGTTCATACATTTTATTACGATTTACCCAAATAATATCACATGATGAATAAGTGTGGCATATTTCAAGTGATCCTTCAATTTTTATGCAAGGAAGACAGATTAACACaatcaatttttcaaaattataattccaTAATAATAATCAACCAGTGTTGTTTGGTTTGTAATGGATTCTATTTGATTTGGCCATCTTGTTATGAGACTGTATACAGTTAGTTAAAATCATTTTagtacaaactttaaaacaaatccTCATTTTGCCAGActttaattgttttctataagCACAGTTATTATTTTGGCCTGCTTTTTTCATTAAATGGTACATACAAAGCATTGAAATCTAGAATACCAGCTATTGTAAATTTATGAACGTTACTTTACGTTAAGATGTagtcatgttgttgtttttttgtcattaGTGACTCCAACAGTCTTGAACAACTTAGCTAAGCAAGCAACACACTGGAATAAGGCTGCTGTCTTTTCAAGTAGCAGTATGTTACACCTGGTGTTGCACCTTCTTCTCCGCAGTGCAGAAGGAGGGTGTCAAGTAGTCCAGTCTCTGCTTGATATTATCACACCATCCAAGAACCAAATCTCTATTGATGATAAGGTAGTTTTTTAGTgtaataaaagataataattgtagaaatatttaaatattttatgatgacaaagtaatttttttatatctttgaaaacaaattacatttatgACTGATTAAACTTGGATATGACTAATGACAAGTCACtagttttggaattttttttatcctgtttttaaaagtaactaatttttatgaaattgctaataaatacagatttttagGTTGTAAGTAATGTGTGAATTTCAAGAAACATTGTCATTGCATAGAAGGTATTCATTTATCATTCCTATCCACTTTTAGAGAACATAATAACAGTGTACTCTACTACTCTAATGTCTGGACTACTTCGACATCtgacaaaacaaaaatgtgtgtAGTGAAAAACTATTAggatgaaaagtttaaaaaattagttaGAGGCTAATCTTGACTAAAGTATACATGGAATAAATATCAGTTGAGATGTGGATAATGTAAAGTATTttgcaaaaatataaatgttaatccTTTATTATTTGTTGCATTACTACAATAAACTGGCCCAGCATTgtcaggtagttaaggtgctcaactTGTAATTTAAAGGCTGCAGGTTTGactctccgtcacaccaaacatgcttgccctttcagatgtggttgcattataatgtcacagttaatcccactattcaatggtaagagtagcccaacagttggtggtaggtagtgatgactagttgccttccctctaatcttacactgctaaattagggacaactagcatagatagccttatatagctttgtgcaaaattcaaaaacaaacaataaaccatTGTGATTACACCTGTAACATTCTTTTAAAAGCTAGGCAATATGCTTATGGTTTGCCATAGTAGTGCACTTTCCACAACAATGATGTCACTTAACCCTTTTTCACACACTCTTCTTAACCAAATGGTTCTTAGCCTCTTGGTTGTGAACCAAATGCTGGCTGCCAGGCTAGCTTGGCAACTCATGCTTTCAAACATAACTCTTTGGTGTAGCCGCTATTGaactacaaagaaacatttgGACAGCTTAATGTTCCAGTTTTAGGCCATAAATCAAGAGTTAAGACCACTAACTTTACATAAATGGTATTGGTGCTTTGTACCAACCCAATTCTTATGAACCAATACATAGCAATGTttactataattctgaatttactaaatgtatatttacaacatttggtaaactttcaataaacattacatGTATGTTATAGACAATGAAACAATTGTTAAAGAAGAATTTTGACTAAAGATTTATGTGTGAACATCATTCAGACtgattagtttgatttttttatcttacaattttcatatttcatttgcattaaCTGTAGAACGtcctaaattaatataaaaattctttCTTGGTAAACCTTTTTTTTCATCTGTTATCTCTACTTTAGCAAAATCACCAGTGTAGAGTTAAATTCTAATCtgataaatacaaagtaaatataaagtacatatttttatttttagaattattgagtattgtaacagacaattgcacattatttatatataaagccaaataaacttttcaaatcagAATTAGTTTTATTGCTTTATGGCTGTGTTTTAGATCTTATTGTTGGAATAAGGTTACATAATAAGCAGTTTTAAGTTAATTACAAATGTCTgttacagatgtttgttttcttacataacctaacaagtttctaatttttacttttaatttactcttacaacaataatatatattaaaacaagaaaattattatttacacacattttaCTGTTAACAGGTCACTGTGTAGGTTCACTGTTTTGTAATTATGCtgttgatgtaaaatattttaaattttaatttcattaatcaAACTTATTACACAAGAAGTTatcacaaataaaatgtataattgctaaaactaatttaatttaactggttttctagCTGAGCTACAAATAGGTAAAAAATTGTTAGCCATTTCAAGATTAACAATAATTATCGTGCTTAAAACTGCCTAGAAATGAGGAtattccaaaacaacaaaaatgttttcaaatttacaGCTGCCCCCATCTTATTCTGtgacaaatataaaaagtatactTGTCTGCAACATTTCAGCTTATTTATCTAAAATTCCTTCACGCATCAATTGAAGTTTTAAaagttcaaattatttattaggcTAAAAGCTTGTTACATTAACCTCTAAAgtactgatttacaaaatgatttggaTCCTTTATTGAGTTTGGCAAATAAGTGGCAGATAGGTTTTAATTGCAATAAAAGTATGATAATgcatgtggattatcataatttcttTTATAGAAGGCAACAGGCTTAACAATGCCATGAAAGAACATAATCTTGGTGTAATAATTTAATTCTTCTTAGAGTGTGGAACAGACAAGGTGGACCAGTATTTTGTGTCCCAAAACGTTAcgtgttgttatattttattaataacggATAAAAGCATGGGTACAAAATATCCAAAAATTAAGTTCTTTATGTCATTGAACCACCAGGTTGTATTAAAAGGTCAAATTGCCAAATGTGATAACATAGTTATTTAgaaaatcaacatattttaaattgtattgtaaaaaaagaaaatcaaccaCCAATCATGGTACTTTTCTTGAAATCCACTTGTGGTGCTATTCTGCAACCTTGTTACAAATGCTTTTCTGTTTCACCATTTGTAATGGTCTTTGCAAAATTCTTATTCAGTTTGATTGCTTGCCCTGACATCTCATCCTCGGATTTGTTCAAACAATTGATTCAGTGTCGATTGCTTAAAATAGATTTTGAACCAACCAAATAACTTGGTATTCTGGTTCAATTTTGGATAAATAGGCATAGCTTGAGCAAAGCTTTTCATTATTGGAATTCAAGATAGTTTATGTGCTATATACAATCAGATGAAATCTGGAAATTGGTTTGATGAGAGTACTACACATTGTAAATAAGATGCTACAGATATCATTCCAGAGCATCTAAACTCCATTTCACAATGTGTGGATTAGGCTTTTTGTACTCATTCTTTGTCATGCCAAAGTTGCACATCGCTCTTTGGAGCATTGACTGTTATGAACATGAAAACTACTTTTGTACATAAAGGATTCCTTCTACAGAGTTTCCAGTTTCTGAATCATGAAAAGATCGTAACTAGCTTGTACACTTAAAGCATACATCTTTGCTAAATATAAAATTCAGGGCATAGTGAGCTGCACTTGGTTTTATCCAAAGTTTTCCATGTTCTAGaattattaatgtaaattttgTATATTCTCTGAATTCCAAACTCTTCAGTAACCAAAGTATCTATTCTGCTCCCGAGAAATTGCTCCTTGAAGCACATTGTTCTGtggctttttttttctgtattttcatttGTCCAAGGTGTATCACAAAATTCAAGAAAGTCAAAATTATTAGGCCCTGATGCTTTACCAAATAATTCCTTTTAAATACTATATTTGGTCAAAACATGTTGTTGGCAAGGAGTATAATCAGTTTCTTGCCCattaaatgtttcacttataTACAGGCACCATTTTTCAATACAGAATTTGATGATAATGTTTCAAATGATTGTACTCAAATGTTTTCAGTAACTTCCCAGTCTCCAGCTAGTTGAGTAAAAGCTTTTGCTTGAATTTCCCTTGTTGTATTTATTATCACAAATATTCCAAGAAATCTTCCTTTCTGATCATGTGATATTCCAGAGATCAAAAGTGTAAgatgttctttgttttttgttctggGTTTCTGGAACTAGCTTTCCATCCTAATGCAAAGTTCCACATCTCAAtaaattgaatgttttgtgtatgtgtgtaccagttttttttattatttttattcctcCTCATTACATGCTTTTACCTGATAATGTGTGATCCAATGGCACTTCAGTTGTAGAAAGAACAATACCCTTCAGTGCTGTTTTTTTACCCATTGTTTTTCTTGATTGATCTCTAATTGTTTTCTATCTGATTTTTCATACATTAGTAGTTACAACTTACCAGACATATTTGGTTAGGATTACTaacaattcaaataataaatggtttaataattttgaaatggccATTCTTGTATAACAAGATGACTTtcttaatttgatattttgataACTCATGGTCATGTTTCTATCAGTTATGATGAATCTTAGAGGCTTATTTAACAAGGTTTGGCCTAAGAAACCAATTTGACCTTCTAAACTTCAAATGATGTGTGAAGGGGTCTAAAATagattaaatgtgttcaaatttgAGTATAagtatacttttatatttgttacagggTATCAAGGGGGCatttgtgattttaaaaaaacttgGTTTTTGCAATACCCTATTAGAAATGCATagatagcaaaaaaaaaaccaatagcAAATTCTTGTATGAAGCAAAAATTATCTTTCTATTCACTATGAATTCATCTATATCAAAAGGAAAGGGGGCATTGTATAGATAAATTTGTTTAAAGCTGTGGCAAGATAGGAGgaacataaaaatttaaacttgttttgaattctgtatgatggagaaaaaaaacaaacgactcggtaatgtttgtattttaaagaattattagTACTTGTTACGTGCTCTAAGAATTAAGTAGATTTCATGATATCAAAGGTGATAATATTCCTGTTCATTTGTTAGGTACAAGAAGCAACTGGAAGAATTCTGGATGCTTTGTTATTGGATATACAGCAATTAGTTCATTCAGGTAGTGTGGACATCCCAATCTTGGACTCTCTCAAGTCCCACATCCCAGAACTCTGTGAGTGTTTGATAGAAGAAAAGAGTACCAGGACTGGCTGGGTATTGAACCTGCTTAAGTTCCTTTGTCTACATGGAGAAGAGACAACTAGTTCAAAGATTTTAGGACAACTGTTACAAGCTTTGGAAGGTGAAAAACACTTCTCTCTCCTGAAGACATTGTTGTTCCATGTTGAACCTCATCAGCCTAGCATCTTACCTAAAACTGTGTCCTGGCAACTACAGGAAATGAAAACAGGTAGTCTGGCCTATCCTCTAAGGCTTGTGAAGAATTTGATCAGTTTAATGAAGTCAAGAGAGTATTCTCCCAAGATAATTGAAACTTTGAGAGAAAACATTGAAACCCTGGTCATACAACCTTCTCTGACCATTATGGAGTATTATGATGCTATTATTGAGCTTCTCAGTCTAACTGCTGCCCCAGAAGAAATGTCTGTAACTGCAGTTAACAAAATTGCTTCAGCATGTGTATATTATTTCTTTGCAGTTACTGGCCAGAAAGACCTAGACAAGcgaaaattaatgttaaaagagTAAATGTTTGCCAAAACTGCTGAAGATACTTTGTCAACAGTCAGCCTGCCAACATGTTGCAATAAGGATGTTGCTTGAAGGAGTTCTGAGTGAGAGGAATTGTCATAATTTTGGTTCTTTACTGGTTACTCCAAAATCATCAAATCAGTCTTATTACACTAAAGAAAAGTCTCTTCTTGTAGAAATAGGAAAGCATGCTACAGATATTACACTGCCTCAGAGCCATTCTTCAGTGTTTCATGCTGGTGTTATTGGAAATGGTTTGCGAGCACTTGAAAGAGTTGAGCTACTCCCTGAAAGTGAAATTGTGCTTAATAAACAGCTGTTCTTGCAGCTTATTCATAGTTGTTGTTCACCATACAAACTGGATTCTGCAGAAAAATCTGTGAAGTCTCATAGACAAAGTGGAATGAAGATTGTAGCTCTTCTAACTGTTGAACTGGTTTCTCCAGATATTATGTTTAATGGACTTCCATGGCCTGATGAAGATACACAGAAggtttgtgaatattttaatggTTCTTAAAGTTTGCAAGCAATGAATAGATTGATTACTGTTGTGACAAGGCTTCTGACCAGTGTGCATTTCTATATTAACTTTTCTccatagatattttattatagttaattttattGAATGGCAAATGGTATTTTGTAATTCAATTAGTCCTAAGTATGAACTTAAATAAGTTTAAACATACTTGatttttgagttttaaaaataattatactatgTGTAACGTAACTGTAATTTCTTTTACAAACTATCCTCATAATATAATTGCAATGTAATTTCTTTGTTCAACATTTATTACAGAAGTGGGTAAGTGAAAAAGAATGAAATAGTGGctgtataaacaaaatacaattgaTGCATTTTTTTAGCATGTTCTGGTGTGGTCATGTAGATTTCTGTAATGCCAAGATTGTGTTAGTACTtagacttttgttttttcttatattaatgaTAGTGATAGAGGTATAATGAGTAATGTGGTTAAAGTTTGTCAATGACATTAACTCTCACCTTACAGCTGAGTCAAAGTGCATGTCATAACCTCATACAGAGcttattcaaaataactttattatcagTGTTTGTCAATAAACACGAAAACAAAAGGTagtttatatttcaaagttttatattgctttggttttagttttgtttatctcAAAAGGAAGTACTAAATTTCAGTCTTCAAATTAGAATTGATAACAGCTGAAGCATGACtgataaagtaaacaaagtcAGTGCCAAATAAACAATATGCACCCAGGGGGTCCTCTGTATTTATGTTGATATTTTATCTCTAATTTTACTTAAAAGCTAATTTAATGCCATCTACAAACTTGTCCTCAGCATGTCATGAACCTATACATTTCTGAAGTTCAACTGCCTTTATGAATGCAACTTTTGCCTGACACTATGGAGGGAAAGACAGTAATCATTAATATCAGAGCTTGCCTACTGtaaaagttgctgttattgtactttgaaattttaaaattatttcagctcatttcagtaaaatgtaatttttgtacaAAAGTATTATCGTatatttaggaaaataaaattatacatatttatgcATACAGGTTCAACATATCACTAAAAACTTACTTGTGGTATGAATGCTCTgcattaacaatgttattaattgattaattaatcTGTGTCTAGCTTACCTTTAATTTCTTACTTCCTGGTAACTATAGTAGATTTTTGGGTTATATTTTTCTTGgtaaatatgataattaaactTAAGTGACTTTTAAATTTGTACTAATATCTGACAGTTGTCAAATAGTCTAGGCAAATATATATTAACTGAATGTCTTTTTTTTACAGCTGTAATATACATATCAAAAATTTtgatagttataaaacatttgacATATACCTGCTAGATAAGTCAAATGTAATCTTTACGAACATGTCTAACTGGTAGATTAGTCGGTCAGCAGAGAATTAAATCACATTTTGAATGCATGCTAAAGAGTACCGTAACTTCTTTATTTACCGTACTAAGCAGTACATATTTATATGATGAacatattcaaaaaataaaacattaagttgACAGGTTCAAGCTATATCCAtctatatatgtttgtgtatttatggCTCTGTATTTGCAGGTGACAATAGAACGTGACCTCaacattaaacaaatgttttgcaCCCACCCAGTGTTATGGAATCTCTTGTACGCTATTGCAAGCATCCATCCATCTCTATGTTATTGCAGTGTTCTTTTGAGAGCTATTTTAGCAGTGGTAATGACACATTGGGGTAGTTGTCAAGCAAAATTAGCAAGCCACTTACCTGAACAGTTGGAATTGACCAAAAAGGTGATAGAACTTTTGTCTCTTGGTCAACTTCTTCCTCCACCATTGGCTTATGTTGGAGACATTCTTTCTCATCTTCCACCTTTTGAGTTGTCGTGTGTGTTGGCAGACATTTGGCAGTACATGCATGACAATGTACCAAGTCCAGCATTGTTCACAGGAAGAGATtcatctagtggtcagatgtggAGAGATTTTTCTTGTGAAGCAGGCCAGGAAACTGCTGCTCCAAAGTGTGACAAAAATATACAGACAGGCTTGAATCATCATGCAAAAAAATATTGAGAAATTTGGATCATTGTATGTAACATTTTTTGAAGGTTTCTAAACTACATAAACTTGTACAAGAAACAGGgctaaatttttgttgttgcaaGTTCATTTGTAAGTTGTACATAAATATGTGACATGGTGTTTGGAAAcctatataacatttttttttttatatacagttaaatGCATGCAATAAGTTAGAGGAATCATTGTATTATATTAACTGTGTGTAGGAGTTACTTATGGTAGATTGCAATCTTCAACTGTGTTCTGAAAAGTATGAATTCTTGCATGTCTTTACAAAAATGTACAAGCTGACATTAAAGTTTTTACAACCATGTAGTAATTTTATAGGTCTGACTTATGAACTTCAATAAGTGTACCATTTTTGTGTGAAACTATTGTTTGAAAATGTTGAAAGGTCTTTAAGTCATGTGCCTTCTGTTGCAGGACTTTTAACaactattttgtattataaattaaactagTGGAACACCTTGTATATAAATGTTGAATCAGTCATGTCTCACGATTGTTACTTAATAGAAGACATTTAATCAGACCTgatattttaagattaatatgGAATTTCCATGTGTATTAGgttatacatttcaaacgttccttggattttttttaaggttttattaactaacatgaaataagaaaatatgatcttcaaaattcatgtttaaacatTTGTCAGTTgggaatttttattttcattagtttgATGCTATTAATTTATGATTTGTGTAAATGTTAAAAACCTTGTGATAAGCAGTCATCCATTAATGAACTTAATACATGCTGTACTAAACATTGAAAATGCTGGGAGATAAATATAAGGGTCTTACAGTTTATGTACAAGGTGGCTTAAGTAGAAAAATTAAAGTATACAGTTCATAActgataactttatttaaagGCACTTTACATGACTTGGAGTTATGGGAAAGTTAATCCCACAGGTGTTCAACTTGAAACCCATTACTGTTCACACAGTCCTAAAGTCTGAGTGCCCATGTTGTGTAAATTTCATCAACATTCCTTAAGTATTCTGTAGAAATAAAAGCTTATAGGGGTACAGTCTGGTAACTGTGAAGTCACCTTTATTGTGTCTCTGCAGCCTATACATCTAGAAGAGAAAGTTTCATTGAGACAATAGAAAATTAATAGATTCTGCAACTCGGAGCAATTCAACAGATTAAACACGTGCACCTACATACCTACTTTTGGGTCATTCTATGTTTCATGTTGGCAGAACTTGCCAATGGACTTTTTAtcagaatgttataatgtgtgaATATGATATGTACACTTGCATGGACAAATGTTTAACATTTGAATTGAACACATGAAACAACTGTGAGGCCAGTATACTGGTATATTTGAGTATAGTTCTATGGAGCTACAGACCATAGTAAACCACTTTCCAGAATCACATTTCTTTAGGGAAGAAAATTATGAGTTGTTATACAGCTTCTGTGTTCTTtggttataataatttagttttctttgCCATCCTTCTTTGTGAAAATGTGATAGTGTATTCAAGATctacaataacataaaaatgtaaagtcCCCTCAGTAAGCTTGTGGACTTATAGCACTAAAAATTATTGTACAGTACATATAGTAGATACAGtgcagaaagcccattgtgtagctttgagctaaaacgTCTAGGGTTTTGTCAGATGTTAATTTATAATTGGTTTGTATCCTTCAAAATATAAGAGACACTTTTGATAAATGTAATTTCTGAATTT is from Tachypleus tridentatus isolate NWPU-2018 chromosome 2, ASM421037v1, whole genome shotgun sequence and encodes:
- the LOC143242453 gene encoding LOW QUALITY PROTEIN: integrator complex subunit 5-like (The sequence of the model RefSeq protein was modified relative to this genomic sequence to represent the inferred CDS: deleted 1 base in 1 codon; substituted 1 base at 1 genomic stop codon), whose product is MATFTAEPNQIIRELQVFLAGSTHSGKVRRAEVTNSALFLLKHLPVAKEAVLEFMNSLFDEAVNNRILKIELEDNATVASNVASDEHFLSEVYSMLFSFVKDNPGAWAPIICKWTLGLLGYLSSKYADRRVVPHPGNFPEVLQLWMSCHPTRTLMNLTTQSLSILIESDPDVCIDSLLEISVQHSPHFDWVVAHIGSCFPQTIISRVIACGLKDFCMHQDAQQKGNLSLEKNVPRLTSVVGILGHLAGTYSTEIQKALFELFQESFVDNPTKEQVLTVPFLLQLASLSDVLLRIITSEFVTILTPTVLNNLAKQATHWNKAAVFSSSSMLHLVLHLLLRSAEGGCQVVQSLLDIITPSKNQISIDDKVQEATGRILDALLLDIQQLVHSGSVDIPILDSLKSHIPELCECLIEEKSTRTGWVLNLLKFLCLHGEETTSSKILGQLLQALEGEKHFSLLKTLLFHVEPHQPSILPKTVSWQLQEMKTGSLAYPLRLVKNLISLMKSREYSPKIIETLRENIETLVIQPSLTIMEYYDAIIELLSLTAAPEEMSVTAVNKIASACVYYFFAVTGQKDLDKRKLMLKEXSLPKLLKILCQQSACQHVAIRMLLEGVLSERNCHNFGSLLVTPKSSNQSYYTKEKSLLVEIGKHATDITLPQSHSSVFHAGVIGNGLRALERVELLPESEIVLNKQLFLQLIHSCCSPYKLDSAEKSVKSHRQSGMKIVALLTVELVSPDIMFNGLPWPDEDTQKVTIERDLNIKQMFCTHPVLWNLLYAIASIHPSLCYCSVLLRAILAVVMTHWGSCQAKLASHLPEQLELTKKVIELLSLGQLLPPPLAYVGDILSHLPPFELSCVLADIWQYMHDNVPSPALFTGRDSSSGQMWRDFSCEAGQETAAPKCDKNIQTGLNHHAKKY